In the genome of Triticum urartu cultivar G1812 chromosome 5, Tu2.1, whole genome shotgun sequence, one region contains:
- the LOC125510209 gene encoding anther-specific protein MZm3-3-like, whose amino-acid sequence MAVTTAQLPQPRALAALLVLVLLITLGGAAEAQPPLGTCGAQLSQLAPCARYSVPPLPGQALPTPGPECCSALGSVSRDCACGAIDIINSLPAKCGLPRVSCQ is encoded by the exons ATGGCGGTGACCACGGCCCAGCTGCCGCAGCCGCGCGCCCTGGCGGCCCTCCTCGTCCTGGTGCTGCTCATCACGCTgggcggcgcggcggaggcgcAGCCGCCGCTCGGCACCTGCGGCGCGCAGCTGAGCCAGCTGGCCCCGTGCGCGCGGTACAGCGTGCCGCCGCTGCCGGGGCAGGCGCTCCCGACGCCCGGGCCGGAGTGCTGCTCCGCGCTGGGCTCCGTGTCCCGCGACTGCGCCTGCGGCGCCATCGACATCATCAACAGCCTCCCCGCCAAGTGCGGCCTCCCGCGCGTCTCCTGCC AGTGA